Within Malus domestica chromosome 04, GDT2T_hap1, the genomic segment aatttattttattgtttatgtatttagatatggttggaagcacactcacgaaaatactcgacaaacattgcctagaggggcacaatttcccatcgtggtatcgtaatgtcaagattctcctaaccttggagttgtttacgtactagacaaggctccacctcacatacctcttggccctgaggccactgaggatgaacgtgctaagtatgacaagcacattgaggatgatacacaagccaagtgctatctgttggcttccatgaatgaggagttgcagagacagcacgagggcatggacagtgcatcttccatcatactccatcttacggagttatatggtgaagggatgcacaaccgtcgctttagcactgtcagtgaacttgtgaagaccaagatggtcaagggagctccagtgcatcaacatgtactgaagatgattggactcattgaacaattggagaacctaggtactccacttgacggggaattggcctaGGACTTCatcttggcttctctttctgattcgttCTCGTAGTTCGtcatgaactacaatatgaacaaGATGGATAacactctctctgagttactaaacatgttagtaaccgctgagaagactatgaagaaagagaacgttgtagggactgttgcagtagcctacaacaagccatcatcTTCCAAGGCCAGGCcgaaaggcaaaggcaaagggaaggagaagaagtcacccactcctaagccgcaaggaggagtgaggaaaaagaaggcaaatgagcccaaggggacttgccaccaccgTGGAAAGGacgggcattggaagaggaattgcaggttata encodes:
- the LOC139195000 gene encoding uncharacterized protein, with translation MNYNMNKMDNTLSELLNMLVTAEKTMKKENVVGTVAVAYNKPSSSKARPKGKGKGKEKKSPTPKPQGGVRKKKANEPKGTCHHRGKDGHWKRNCRLYLATLKDKPQGDGAK